A single Colias croceus chromosome 10, ilColCroc2.1 DNA region contains:
- the LOC123695086 gene encoding synaptic vesicle glycoprotein 2B-like, which yields MTSEKDEGSSFEAALERTGNGLYNILLVATCGLILLGIGVDLFGFSLVVVAACDLDINTTQKGILTSLPFIGILIVSYPWGYISDTKGRRFSLIISVQVAFVLSCLASLAPNWICLGVIKFLSVCFSCAANSATYTLVGESCMQRVRGKYVLIITCLLILSPGFAAVLAYPTLKLTFNVDIPLLGITFTPWRFLNIVLALPAGLGGVAICFFHESPKFLASCGRKKEAVHVLKSIYSINNGRNKHDEQLATMMLEAPVIKKHKSLFHAMHEQSAPLFRLPLLWRTLQLFFIVFVVYITNNSFLVWLPFILNVVRASLDSATEFTDLCQLISTKSSVPVNSTGFDNATSSEPICLGYVENNTIITLAMSQCTFAFLNFIISYLMPWRKVVLLTILFLSALSGLLINIMPEPVSAVIFVMAFTGTNLGMGILASYFVDLYPTSCRGMATCLSIMVGRTSAFIGINLIGNVIFTHCHFTFYFCSVLVFSSVVVAWFLPSDKAAIHAPRAEPQAVPILGKIRHDPHTTRAPSCSPDDCELCEQTTQLRNAKAND from the exons GTAATGGGCTCTACAACATCCTACTGGTGGCGACCTGCGGGCTCATTCTCCTGGGCATCGGAGTGGACCTGTTCGGCTTCAGCCTGGTGGTGGTGGCCGCTTGCGACCTGGACATCAATACCACGCAGAAGGGGATACTCACCTCGCTGCCTTTTATTG GCATCCTCATAGTCTCCTATCCGTGGGGCTACATCTCGGACACAAAAGGTCGTCGTTTCTCGCTAATAATATCCGTGCAAGTCGCATTCGTGCTGTCCTGTCTCGCCAGCCTCGCTCCCAACTGGATATGCTTGGGAGTGATCAAGTTTCtctctgtttgttt TTCTTGTGCGGCAAATTCTGCAACGTACACCCTGGTCGGCGAGTCTTGTATGCAACGAGTGAGAGGGAAATACGTGCTGATTATAACGTGTCTGCTGATCCTTTCTCCGGGATTTGCTGCAG ttctAGCCTATCCAACACTCAAGCTGACATTTAACGTTGATATCCCCTTATTAGGGATTACATTTACCCCATGGAGATTCTTAAACATTGTCCTGGCATTACCAGCTGGATTGGGTGGTGTTGCCATATGCTTTTTCCACGAATCTCCCAAATTTCTGGCAAGCTGCGGTAGAAAAAAGGAAGCTGTACATGTactaaaatctatttattctATCAACAACGGTCGGAATAAACACGATGAACAG CTCGCCACCATGATGCTAGAAGCGCCAGTTATAAAGAAGCACAAGTCCCTCTTCCACGCCATGCACGAGCAGAGCGCGCCGCTGTTCAGACTCCCGCTACTCTGGAGGACCCTGCAGCTCTTCTTCATCGTCTTCGTTGTGTATATTAC caATAACAGCTTCCTGGTCTGGCTTCCATTTATCCTCAATGTGGTGCGAGCCTCACTGGATTCCGCCACCGAATTTACGGACCTCTGCCAACTGATCTCTACCAAGAGTAGTGTACCTGTAAATAGTACTGGTTTCGACAATGCTACGTCTTCA GAACCAATCTGCCTTGGCTACGTAGAAAACAACACGATAATCACGCTAGCGATGTCCCAATGTACCTTTGCTTTCCTAAACTTTATAATTTCCTACCTGATGCCCTGGAGAAAGGTGGTGCTTCTGACCATACTCTTCCTATCTGCGCTCAGTGGTCTGCTAATTAATATCATGCCAGAACCTGTATCTGCTGTTATATTTGTTATGGCATTTACTGGTACGAATCTGGGAATGGGTATTCTGGCGTCGTATTTTGTAGATTTGTATCCTACGTCTTGTAG AGGAATGGCGACATGCCTTAGCATCATGGTGGGCAGAACCAGCGCGTTCATTGGTATCAACCTGATTGGCAACGTCATATTCACTCATTGCCACTTCACTTTCTACTTCTGCTCTGTGCTGGTGTTCA GTAGCGTGGTTGTAGCATGGTTCCTTCCATCGGATAAG GCCGCCATTCACGCACCGCGAGCCGAGCCCCAGGCTGTACCAATCCTTGGAAAAATCCGTCATGACCCACACACTACACGAGCGCCGAGTTGCAGTCCAGACGACTGTGAACTTTG tGAACAAACAACACAACTGCGAAATGCGAAGGCGAATGACTGA